ACCATCGACGCACTCAGATACTCATCAGCACATCCATCAATGCAAATACCGACAACGGGACGCGCAGGAGGTCGATAGGTGCGACCGTTGATGGAGAATTCACGCGTCGAATAGGTCGATTGAGACAACGATGTTGAAGACATGGATCCTACGCAATTTGAAGAGTGGGCGAACAGAAAAAAATCACGTTATGAATATTGATCAAGCCGTCGACAACTCAAAATCACCCGCCAGCGGTGGCGAGCACGCATATCAAATTGCCTGCCGCTTTGTACAATGGGTAAGTTGGCAATATAGTTGATCATTTGCACATCGCAGCTGCAAGCCGTCTGTGAACTGCGATTCCAGATATCCTTCACTCGCACGATTCCAACCGTGGACGACGAACATTACAAAGTGGCTCTGCTTGTGCAAACGGCTAGTGACTGGAGCCGACAAGTCTTGCGTGGTGTTGCCGATTACGTTCACGAGCAAGGCAACTGGGAGTTTTTCATCGAACCTCGTGGTTTTTATGAACAATTACAATTGCCAACGGACTGGCATGGCGACGGAGTCATCTTGCGATTGACCTACGCCGCACTGGCAAAATCCATTCGGCGACGAAAATTGCCAGCAGTCAACGTTTCCTGGCTAGGAAAACATTCTCCGTCTATTCCTAAGGTGATCTCCGACGAAGTGGCCTGTGGAAATCTGGCGGCTGAACATTTCCTGGAACGTGGATTTCGTTGTTTCGGCTATGTGGGCCCTATCCGAGAACTTGGATATGCTGATCAGCTTGGCAAAGTATTTGTGAGTGTGGTCCGTGAGACAGGCTACTCTTGCTCAATAACTAATCCCTTGGCAGCGCGTACAGAAAGCCAACGCCATCGACGGCGAGAGCGATTACTGCGATGGATCAGGTCACTGCAAACCCCGATCGCCGTCTTGGTTTGGAACACTGCGATTGGACGAGAAATCACCGACATCTGCGGCGAAGTAGGCTTAAAAGTGCCCGATGATGTGGCGATCATCTGTGCGGAATATGATCCACTCATCGCCTCCTTAGCCTCCATTCCACTTTCGAATCTCGATCAGGCGCCAACTCGGGTGGGCTATGAGGCAGCCGCCCTGCTGGATCGACTGATGCAGGGCGAATCGGCTCCGAAACAACCTATCTTGATTCCACCGATTGGCGTCGTTCAGCGTCAGTCTTCCGATACAGCGGCGGTTGACGATGCGCTCGTCGCCGAAGCGATGTCCTTCATACGCGACAACTTTCAACAACCCATTCAAGTCGTTGATCTGGAAAAACAATTTGATGTTTCCCGCCGAATGTTAGAACATCGTTTTTCGAAATCATTGGGCTATACACCCGCCGCCGAAATCCGCCGAAATCGATTGGAGTACTGCAAGCGGATGCTGGTGGAGACTGACTGGACAATTGCCGCAATCGCGAGTCAATCAGGCTTCAATCACCCTGAAGTAATGATTCGGGCATTTCAGCGAGAATTAGGGATGTCTCCGAGCCAATATCGTCACTCACGCTAGGGTTCGCTGACTCGCCTTTCGTGCAAACCACCCCCTTCACGTGCATATCATCAATTCCTTTGCGTATTTCCTCATTGCCGAAAGTGTCGTTCTGGTACATGATAGTGACCTGGAGCAGAATACGCGTATCCGGGCCTTCGGAAGCTCGGAGCGTCGAAATATCGAGGCACAGAGATGTGCTTCTCGGTGGCTTAGCGCCTAGCTCATCTCGCCTTAATAAAAGATGTGTAAGCTACCCCCGAGAAGTTTGACTTCACTATATTTCTGTTTGTCGATTGGATGACACTAATGCGTAAGATGGAGATGACCGGTCATCAGCACCTCGATTTTCGACGCTGTCAAAAGCGAGCTTTCACACTCATCGAACTCCTGGTCGTAATCGCGATCATCGGAATCCTGGTCACCTTACTGCTACCGGCGGTAAACGCTGCGCGCGAAGCCGCGCGAAGAACGCAATGCATCAATAATCTGAAGCAAATTGGTCTCGCTTGCCTGACCTACGAGAGCACAAGAAGCACACTGCCTCCAGGAGTGATTCTCGCTGAGGGCAGCATGTGGTCAGGCTACATTTTACCGTTCATGGAAGATGAGAATCTCAAGAACTTGATGACAATCGGGGAGGACGCGGGCGGAAATTTCCAATGGGCCCATCCCGGGCCCTATCGACGTCCCCTGAAGAATAAGACCTATCGCAACATCATTGCGGTGGAAACCGTAATCCCCAGCTACCGCTGTCCATCGGTGCCGATGCCGGAACATCAATATGATATTTCATCGGACAATTGGCATGTGATGGAGCGAGCGCCCGGTTCCTATTTAGGTTGTGCATCGGGAATCGTCGTCGACCAGAACCGACCGCGTGGTATGGAAGAGCTCGACGGTGTAATGTTTGGTCATAATAAAGACAAAAGACTGAAGCCGGTTCGCCTTAAAAAAATCCTCGACGGCCAGTCCAAAACGATCCTCGTCGGCGAAGCTTTTCATGACGCTGAAGCACAGCGAAAAATCGGGCGTACCCGTGAGGCCGCCCGAGGTGACCACAAAGATCATTGGTATATCGGCGGCGATGATCCGGACGTCTACAACGACTCTTCTGAGTGTCTCGGCTCGACAGGAGTCCGTCCAAATCTGCACATCATCAATCGGTGCGGTGACGGCGCCTCGAACGCAGAGTGCCAAGCTCTACAGATCAGTTTTTCAAGTGCACATCGGGGCATCGTCAACGTCGTTCTCTGCGATGGCTCCGTACAACGAGTCGAAGAAGAAATTGATTCCGAGGTCTGGAGCGAGATGGGAACCATTTCCAAGGCAGCCGCCAACCAAACTCGCAAAAAAATCGGCGGTCGCAGAAGAGGCTAACATTCAAAATCCATGCAGAACAAATTGAGACAAACATCCGCCGCGTTCGTGGCTGCTCTTCTGATCGCCACGCTAACAGGCTGCGGTCAAAAAGACGATCCCGTCGGCGCCGATGTTGAACATTTCCTCGCTGCTCAAGAAGCATTGGAACGAGGAGACAAAGACACCGCCATGACAGAGCTAAATGCTTCGATTGAACTACGACCGGATGGCTGGGCCTATTACCATCGAGCCAAGCTCCACGCCGTAGCGGGTCAAGACGAGCTGGCAACTGCCGACTGTAAAGCTGGCATGCAACTGGACCCAGATCATCCGGAGCTCAAATGGCTGTTATCAGAAATCAAGAAAAAGCCCGACCGCAGATTTCAAGGTCGCAATGCGGAAGCTCCGGCTGCGAACAAATAAAAGCGAACGGTCAGCAAAAGCTGACGCTGATGAGACGAAACGTGAAGAAAAGGAGCGGTGAAAAAGCAGGAAGGCCAAGAGAGTGATCAACAAAAGTTGAGCAGCAAGGAGAGAGCCACAGTATTTTCCAGCCAA
The window above is part of the Pirellulaceae bacterium genome. Proteins encoded here:
- a CDS encoding DUF1559 domain-containing protein, which produces MRKMEMTGHQHLDFRRCQKRAFTLIELLVVIAIIGILVTLLLPAVNAAREAARRTQCINNLKQIGLACLTYESTRSTLPPGVILAEGSMWSGYILPFMEDENLKNLMTIGEDAGGNFQWAHPGPYRRPLKNKTYRNIIAVETVIPSYRCPSVPMPEHQYDISSDNWHVMERAPGSYLGCASGIVVDQNRPRGMEELDGVMFGHNKDKRLKPVRLKKILDGQSKTILVGEAFHDAEAQRKIGRTREAARGDHKDHWYIGGDDPDVYNDSSECLGSTGVRPNLHIINRCGDGASNAECQALQISFSSAHRGIVNVVLCDGSVQRVEEEIDSEVWSEMGTISKAAANQTRKKIGGRRRG
- a CDS encoding DNA-binding transcriptional regulator; this encodes MDDEHYKVALLVQTASDWSRQVLRGVADYVHEQGNWEFFIEPRGFYEQLQLPTDWHGDGVILRLTYAALAKSIRRRKLPAVNVSWLGKHSPSIPKVISDEVACGNLAAEHFLERGFRCFGYVGPIRELGYADQLGKVFVSVVRETGYSCSITNPLAARTESQRHRRRERLLRWIRSLQTPIAVLVWNTAIGREITDICGEVGLKVPDDVAIICAEYDPLIASLASIPLSNLDQAPTRVGYEAAALLDRLMQGESAPKQPILIPPIGVVQRQSSDTAAVDDALVAEAMSFIRDNFQQPIQVVDLEKQFDVSRRMLEHRFSKSLGYTPAAEIRRNRLEYCKRMLVETDWTIAAIASQSGFNHPEVMIRAFQRELGMSPSQYRHSR